From one Streptomyces sp. ICC1 genomic stretch:
- a CDS encoding class I SAM-dependent methyltransferase, whose protein sequence is MTRRKSAAEVFDALGERYEDLFGTVPDQLEALDWLVGRLPAGARVLDVGSGTGRPTAEVLVRAGHAVTGIDVSAAMVETARARIPGARFEQADVRTYVPQAVGFDAVCSFFPLLVMDQPDIAAALDRMASWVAPGGYLVLATVPGDIRELDIEWMGHPVTVSSLSADQHLRQLTAAGLEVLHHHTSSFVPADPLAGPEEHFFCYATRRA, encoded by the coding sequence ATGACCCGACGCAAGAGCGCGGCCGAGGTGTTCGATGCGCTGGGTGAACGGTACGAGGACCTGTTCGGGACCGTGCCCGATCAGTTGGAGGCCTTGGACTGGCTCGTGGGGCGGCTGCCCGCCGGGGCCCGGGTGCTGGACGTGGGCAGCGGCACCGGCAGGCCCACGGCGGAGGTGCTCGTCCGTGCCGGGCACGCCGTGACCGGGATCGACGTTTCGGCGGCCATGGTCGAGACGGCCCGTGCCCGGATTCCGGGGGCGCGTTTCGAGCAGGCCGACGTACGCACGTACGTGCCCCAGGCGGTCGGCTTCGACGCCGTGTGCTCCTTCTTCCCGCTCCTGGTCATGGACCAGCCGGACATCGCGGCGGCCCTCGACCGGATGGCGTCCTGGGTCGCGCCGGGCGGGTACCTCGTGCTGGCCACGGTCCCGGGAGACATCCGGGAGCTGGACATCGAGTGGATGGGCCATCCGGTGACCGTCAGCAGCCTGTCCGCGGACCAGCACCTGCGGCAGCTGACGGCGGCCGGCCTGGAGGTGCTCCACCATCACACCTCGTCCTTCGTACCCGCAGACCCCCTCGCGGGGCCCGAGGAGCACTTCTTCTGCTACGCGACACGACGCGCCTGA
- a CDS encoding branched-chain amino acid aminotransferase codes for MTAAALDDRDGHIWLDGRFVPWRDARLHVLTHGLHYGGGVFEGERVYDGHVFKLTEHSQRLHESALELGFRIPFSVTELEEATLELVDRQGIRDGYVRPVAWRGSEQISVSGAGVSVHVAIATWEWPHVFSADAKNAGIRLGTSRWRRPHPDTAPVRAKAASLYNICTMARDAADAAGFDDALLLDYRGHVAEATGANIFFVDGDELHTPVADCFLAGITRATVLGLACELGIRVVQRHIRPEELGGFDECFLTGTAYEVQPVRAIDSNEFTVGRTTTALAEAYTRLVHAPSRTTALR; via the coding sequence GTGACCGCTGCGGCGCTCGACGACCGCGACGGACACATCTGGCTCGACGGCCGCTTCGTACCCTGGCGGGACGCCCGCCTGCACGTACTGACCCACGGACTCCACTACGGCGGTGGGGTATTCGAGGGGGAACGGGTCTACGACGGCCACGTCTTCAAGCTGACCGAGCACTCGCAGAGGCTTCACGAGTCAGCGCTCGAGCTGGGCTTCCGCATCCCCTTCTCCGTCACCGAGCTGGAGGAGGCGACGCTCGAACTCGTCGACAGACAAGGCATCCGCGACGGCTACGTCCGGCCGGTGGCATGGCGCGGCAGCGAGCAGATCAGCGTGTCCGGCGCCGGCGTCTCCGTCCACGTGGCGATCGCCACGTGGGAGTGGCCGCACGTCTTCTCCGCCGATGCCAAGAACGCCGGCATCCGTTTGGGCACCTCCCGCTGGCGGCGCCCCCATCCGGACACCGCGCCCGTCCGGGCCAAAGCGGCGTCCTTGTACAACATCTGCACCATGGCACGGGACGCTGCCGACGCCGCCGGCTTCGACGACGCGCTGCTCCTCGATTACCGCGGCCACGTCGCCGAGGCCACGGGAGCCAACATCTTCTTCGTCGACGGTGATGAGCTGCACACCCCCGTCGCGGACTGCTTCCTCGCGGGCATCACCCGGGCGACCGTGCTCGGGTTGGCGTGTGAGCTCGGGATCCGCGTGGTGCAACGGCATATCCGCCCCGAGGAACTCGGCGGTTTCGACGAGTGTTTCCTCACGGGCACCGCCTACGAGGTTCAGCCCGTCCGCGCCATCGACTCGAACGAGTTCACGGTGGGCAGGACGACGACCGCTCTGGCGGAGGCGTACACCAGGCTGGTCCACGCGCCGAGCCGGACCACAGCCTTGCGCTGA
- a CDS encoding ATP-grasp domain-containing protein gives MTKLHPSRPVIVLVYQRLSLPWIFEGAHRAGIDIVLVPRPDESVSPDRLPPAVVEVLPLDVEGDPAKALGILRERHENAPFDGITTLYDPAVPFVADAAEALGLPGLGSETARAVQDKRIMRRRLAEAGLNVPDFVVLDDPGQWADAARLTFPVVVKPANGFSSLGVTKADGPQQLRAVVEEVWQICRDNLSHVAGLVVEEYLDGPEFAVESLAHRGEVQVLSIGYKGQPVGPHFEEGIYQAPAPLPPHVQEDLVREVVAAHGALGVTDGPTHTELRLRDGGRPYLLELGARVGGSGVSHYIAAHVTGADLAADSLRIAAGLDPCPLPGPPAQPARATGAAANYIVPCGGSGRITAIHGLDELAEDPRVDHVLQMLHPGDVVRPYPEFTGYPAFILSHHPCAEDAEEFHRTIEQTVRIDYAPVEGQQ, from the coding sequence GTGACGAAACTGCACCCCTCACGCCCCGTCATCGTCTTGGTCTACCAGCGACTTTCGCTGCCCTGGATCTTCGAAGGCGCGCACCGGGCCGGCATCGACATCGTGCTGGTCCCGCGCCCCGACGAGTCCGTGTCCCCGGACCGGCTGCCTCCCGCCGTGGTGGAGGTCCTCCCCCTGGACGTGGAGGGCGATCCGGCCAAGGCACTGGGCATCCTGCGGGAACGTCACGAGAACGCCCCGTTCGACGGCATCACGACGCTGTACGACCCCGCGGTGCCCTTCGTCGCTGACGCGGCCGAAGCACTCGGCCTTCCGGGGCTCGGCAGCGAGACGGCCAGGGCCGTGCAGGACAAACGGATCATGCGTCGCCGGCTGGCCGAAGCGGGGCTGAACGTACCGGACTTCGTCGTCCTCGACGACCCGGGCCAGTGGGCCGACGCCGCCCGTCTCACGTTTCCGGTGGTGGTCAAGCCGGCCAACGGCTTCTCCAGCCTCGGCGTGACCAAGGCCGATGGCCCGCAGCAGCTCCGTGCCGTCGTCGAAGAGGTCTGGCAGATCTGCCGGGACAACCTGAGCCACGTCGCGGGTCTGGTCGTGGAGGAGTACCTGGACGGCCCGGAATTCGCCGTGGAGTCCCTCGCCCACCGCGGCGAGGTGCAGGTGCTGTCCATCGGCTACAAGGGCCAGCCGGTCGGCCCGCACTTCGAAGAGGGCATCTACCAGGCACCGGCTCCGCTCCCGCCCCACGTGCAGGAAGACCTGGTGCGCGAGGTCGTCGCCGCCCACGGCGCCCTCGGGGTCACCGACGGCCCGACCCACACCGAACTGCGGCTGCGCGACGGCGGACGTCCCTACCTGCTGGAACTCGGCGCCCGGGTCGGCGGCTCCGGCGTTTCCCACTACATCGCCGCACACGTCACCGGAGCCGACCTGGCGGCGGACTCACTACGCATTGCCGCGGGACTCGACCCCTGCCCCCTGCCCGGACCGCCGGCGCAACCCGCCCGGGCGACCGGGGCCGCGGCCAACTACATCGTGCCCTGCGGCGGCTCCGGACGGATCACGGCCATCCACGGCCTCGACGAACTGGCCGAGGACCCCCGGGTGGACCACGTTCTCCAGATGCTGCACCCGGGTGACGTCGTACGGCCCTATCCGGAGTTCACCGGCTATCCGGCGTTCATCCTCTCGCACCACCCGTGCGCCGAGGACGCCGAGGAGTTCCACCGCACCATCGAGCAGACCGTCCGTATCGACTACGCACCCGTGGAGGGACAGCAGTGA
- a CDS encoding DMT family transporter gives MVLLLAAGWVVSGKLVSDTPPLAVAAGRTAASFLVIGAIAALRPRTWTAIRLTGGRHRAVVLLAFLGFFAYYTGTLLGVDRIGASRVGLVVSLLPCITFVIGIVAFREQAGVRRVLGTVLAVAAALGYALDAGPASTGGGGGLLVSGVALALAGTFAYALYGYVYRKHMADVPPLAGLPAVTGAATVMLGLTASVSVPLGTISAAQWAGVAVLGALLTAPVFVISHELILRKGPLFTSSVALVVPFLVRLGEWARGAADAPGLVSLLFLALCSAGVWMTVAPVRVPAAEHDQPPIPTKPERSTP, from the coding sequence ATGGTGCTGCTCCTGGCCGCGGGATGGGTGGTCTCCGGCAAGCTGGTCAGCGACACCCCGCCCCTGGCCGTCGCGGCCGGCCGCACCGCGGCGAGCTTCCTCGTCATCGGCGCGATCGCCGCGCTGCGGCCGCGGACGTGGACGGCGATACGGCTCACCGGCGGCCGGCACCGGGCCGTCGTGCTGCTGGCGTTCCTGGGCTTCTTCGCGTACTACACGGGAACGCTGCTCGGCGTCGACCGGATCGGCGCCTCCCGGGTCGGCCTCGTGGTGTCCCTCCTGCCCTGCATCACCTTCGTCATCGGCATCGTCGCCTTCCGCGAACAGGCAGGCGTCCGCCGGGTCCTGGGCACCGTGCTCGCCGTGGCGGCGGCCCTGGGCTATGCGCTGGACGCCGGCCCGGCGAGTACCGGCGGCGGAGGCGGACTCCTCGTGTCCGGGGTCGCCCTCGCCCTGGCCGGGACGTTCGCGTACGCCCTGTACGGCTACGTCTACCGCAAGCACATGGCCGACGTCCCGCCGCTCGCCGGCCTTCCGGCGGTCACCGGCGCGGCCACGGTCATGCTCGGCCTGACCGCATCCGTATCCGTGCCGCTCGGCACCATCAGCGCGGCCCAGTGGGCGGGAGTCGCGGTGCTCGGTGCGCTGCTCACCGCCCCCGTCTTCGTCATCTCCCATGAACTGATCCTGCGCAAGGGCCCCTTGTTCACCTCGTCCGTCGCACTGGTGGTGCCGTTCCTGGTGCGCCTCGGAGAGTGGGCACGAGGCGCGGCGGACGCCCCCGGACTCGTCTCCCTCCTCTTCCTCGCACTGTGCTCGGCGGGGGTGTGGATGACGGTCGCACCGGTCCGCGTGCCGGCCGCGGAGCACGACCAGCCCCCGATCCCGACCAAGCCCGAAAGAAGTACGCCGTGA
- a CDS encoding DUF6421 family protein gives MTSTATAPLSAALRAEARELAGSLIPKVNHFRLRQADNGTVTAPRTADGELLAEIRDEATAWYVRNGQPGQAAALAADVDGWLCEGLDSAPDFARSRDALTPPADGGHVFFLAPAQTTNSVPPVGKRLDCFLALRKEPDALPQLATSFPHPKNNCQSLVLVAGSHGFAHGNCLVFFPENVAARDKVEDQPYAMFFYNKMRKIHETYALPGAEAVLTAGSVPRASSGLAPEVCYEARAIWGYLHDSMHYQGRWPFDQHITLKMNWFVGLLEETKVDAKTVLACADGGVPFAREQIAMILLERVFRYPQADDATRNFDSGTGVFLYSWLRRHHALTESPEADGLLQLDWDKTLDALRAYVAAVEQLEDRVRTDDEYRAAAKELVRAYLPPGEAKQRFGFTEDQSVLLRAKRTLAGLPALRFAGAEW, from the coding sequence GTGACCTCCACCGCCACCGCCCCGCTCAGCGCAGCATTGCGCGCCGAGGCGAGGGAACTCGCCGGATCCCTCATACCCAAGGTCAATCACTTCCGCCTCCGGCAGGCCGACAACGGTACGGTGACGGCACCGCGGACCGCCGATGGGGAACTGCTCGCCGAGATCCGGGACGAGGCCACCGCCTGGTACGTCCGCAACGGACAGCCCGGTCAGGCCGCCGCGCTGGCGGCGGACGTGGACGGCTGGCTCTGCGAAGGTCTGGACAGCGCGCCGGACTTCGCCCGCTCCCGGGACGCGCTCACACCACCGGCCGACGGCGGGCACGTGTTCTTCCTGGCTCCCGCGCAGACCACCAACAGCGTGCCGCCCGTCGGCAAACGGCTCGACTGCTTCCTCGCACTGCGCAAGGAACCCGATGCCCTCCCGCAACTGGCCACGTCCTTCCCCCACCCCAAGAACAACTGCCAGTCCCTGGTGCTCGTCGCGGGGAGCCACGGGTTCGCACACGGCAACTGCCTCGTGTTCTTTCCCGAGAACGTGGCCGCGCGCGACAAGGTGGAAGACCAGCCGTACGCGATGTTCTTCTACAACAAGATGCGCAAGATCCACGAGACCTACGCCCTGCCGGGAGCCGAGGCGGTACTCACGGCGGGTTCCGTACCGAGGGCCTCGTCCGGCTTGGCGCCGGAGGTCTGCTACGAGGCCCGTGCGATCTGGGGATACCTGCACGACTCCATGCACTACCAGGGGCGCTGGCCGTTCGACCAGCACATCACGTTGAAGATGAACTGGTTCGTCGGCCTCTTGGAGGAGACCAAGGTCGACGCCAAGACCGTCCTCGCCTGCGCGGACGGCGGAGTCCCCTTCGCGCGGGAACAGATCGCCATGATCTTGCTGGAGCGCGTCTTCCGCTACCCGCAGGCCGACGACGCGACCCGCAATTTCGATTCGGGCACCGGTGTCTTCCTCTACTCCTGGCTGCGCCGCCACCATGCGCTGACCGAATCGCCGGAGGCCGACGGCCTGCTCCAGCTGGACTGGGACAAGACCCTCGACGCCTTGCGCGCGTACGTCGCTGCCGTGGAGCAGCTTGAGGACCGGGTCCGCACGGACGACGAGTACCGTGCCGCGGCCAAGGAACTCGTGCGCGCGTACCTGCCCCCCGGCGAAGCGAAGCAGCGATTCGGCTTCACCGAGGATCAGAGCGTCCTCCTGAGGGCCAAGCGGACGCTGGCCGGCCTGCCCGCGCTGCGGTTCGCGGGCGCGGAATGGTGA
- a CDS encoding bacilysin biosynthesis protein BacA: MTTTAEPRRRTGLGPDGIRHVHTLGPHGTNLEAAAHEWLRRRGTAGTVELHASLEDALEAVPHDGEHALVACAVYPALHTLTFGNLHRLHMVDSFIMPTHNMVLASMGADAPGTVSTHPAPIGLVPREAEPRLVLSNSQAAIDCAADLSEGCITTLVAAERHGMRILRDFGPVPMVFTIHQVLAADGRPDGAGAAL; the protein is encoded by the coding sequence TTGACTACGACTGCTGAGCCCCGCCGGCGCACGGGCTTAGGTCCCGACGGCATCCGTCACGTCCACACGCTCGGCCCGCACGGGACGAACCTCGAAGCCGCCGCCCATGAATGGCTGCGGCGCCGGGGAACCGCCGGCACGGTCGAACTCCACGCGTCACTCGAGGACGCCCTCGAGGCGGTCCCGCACGACGGGGAGCACGCGCTCGTGGCCTGCGCCGTCTATCCGGCGCTCCATACCTTGACCTTCGGGAACCTGCACCGGCTGCACATGGTTGACAGCTTCATCATGCCGACGCACAACATGGTCCTGGCCAGCATGGGGGCGGATGCTCCCGGCACCGTCTCCACGCATCCTGCCCCGATCGGACTGGTCCCGCGGGAAGCCGAGCCCCGCTTGGTGCTGAGCAATTCCCAGGCCGCCATCGACTGCGCGGCCGACCTGAGCGAAGGCTGCATCACCACCCTCGTCGCCGCCGAGCGGCACGGGATGCGCATTCTTCGCGATTTCGGGCCGGTGCCCATGGTCTTCACCATCCACCAGGTACTTGCCGCGGACGGCCGGCCGGACGGCGCGGGAGCAGCGCTGTGA
- the soxR gene encoding redox-sensitive transcriptional activator SoxR yields the protein MTSNRSGDVRATPDDWLSIGEVSARTGAAVSALRFYEELGLIASERDDRNQRRYPRHMLRRVALISVAKRIGIPLQDLREAFADVPLDRPPSHQEWQRASRSWKRRLEERRQTIERLEAELTGCIGCGCLSMKACALLNPGDTLAEDGVGPRRL from the coding sequence ATGACGAGCAACCGTTCCGGCGACGTCCGGGCCACCCCGGACGACTGGCTGAGCATCGGCGAGGTGAGCGCACGAACCGGGGCGGCCGTCTCCGCCCTGCGGTTCTACGAAGAGCTCGGCCTGATCGCGTCCGAACGTGACGATCGCAACCAGCGTCGTTACCCTCGGCACATGCTGCGCCGTGTCGCATTGATCTCGGTGGCCAAACGGATCGGCATCCCGTTGCAGGACCTTCGAGAGGCGTTCGCCGACGTGCCGCTCGACCGCCCACCGAGTCACCAGGAGTGGCAGCGCGCCTCGCGGAGCTGGAAGCGTCGACTGGAGGAGCGCCGACAGACCATCGAGCGGCTTGAGGCCGAGCTCACCGGGTGCATCGGCTGCGGATGTCTCTCGATGAAGGCGTGCGCTCTGCTGAACCCCGGAGACACGCTCGCTGAGGACGGTGTCGGCCCCCGACGGCTGTGA
- the fdxA gene encoding ferredoxin — translation MTFVIALPCVDVKDRACIDECPLDCIYEGERMLYIQPDECIDCGACEPVCPVEAIFFEDDTPQDWQHFNTVNAEFFSDLGAPGSSAKLGPIGRDHPIVAALPAQGAVPSILAIPPNA, via the coding sequence ATGACGTTTGTGATCGCTTTGCCCTGTGTGGATGTCAAGGACAGGGCATGCATCGATGAGTGCCCTCTCGACTGCATCTACGAGGGCGAGCGCATGCTCTACATCCAGCCGGACGAGTGCATCGACTGCGGTGCCTGCGAGCCGGTGTGCCCGGTCGAGGCGATTTTTTTCGAGGACGACACCCCGCAGGATTGGCAGCACTTCAACACCGTGAACGCCGAGTTCTTCTCCGACCTCGGCGCCCCCGGCAGCAGCGCGAAACTCGGTCCGATCGGACGGGACCATCCGATCGTGGCAGCACTCCCGGCTCAGGGGGCCGTCCCTTCAATCCTCGCGATACCGCCCAATGCCTGA
- a CDS encoding response regulator transcription factor, whose product MIGSQASAAVATGPDASPAVTTDTAGASSCTTLLIADDDEVTRSGLRTLLAMQPGIAVVGEAADGIEAVERARQLRPDVVLMDVRMPRRNGIEATRQLLAGSADPPKVVMITTFENDDYVTAALSAGASGFVLKRLPVAKIAEAVRVVAAGEAILFPAALRQMVTARPLASVQALPQAALTGREEEVLRLMATGRSNPDIAESCRVSLETVKTHVGNVLTKLGAQNRTHAVVIAYETGLVVPGVTG is encoded by the coding sequence ATGATCGGCTCACAAGCGAGCGCAGCGGTCGCGACCGGCCCCGACGCGAGCCCAGCCGTCACCACTGACACCGCCGGCGCCTCCAGTTGCACCACCCTCCTGATCGCGGACGACGACGAGGTGACCCGCAGCGGTCTGCGCACGCTGCTCGCCATGCAGCCCGGGATCGCCGTCGTCGGGGAGGCCGCCGACGGCATCGAAGCGGTCGAGCGGGCGCGGCAGTTGCGGCCGGACGTGGTCTTGATGGACGTACGGATGCCGCGCCGCAACGGCATTGAGGCCACCCGGCAGCTCCTCGCCGGGTCGGCCGACCCGCCGAAAGTCGTGATGATCACCACCTTCGAGAACGACGACTACGTCACCGCCGCACTCAGCGCCGGGGCCAGCGGCTTCGTGCTCAAGCGGCTCCCCGTCGCCAAGATCGCGGAGGCGGTGCGGGTGGTCGCGGCGGGCGAGGCGATCCTCTTCCCGGCGGCCCTGCGCCAGATGGTCACCGCCCGCCCACTGGCATCCGTCCAGGCGCTGCCGCAGGCGGCGCTGACGGGCCGGGAGGAGGAGGTGCTGCGCCTGATGGCCACCGGCCGGTCCAACCCGGACATCGCGGAGTCGTGCAGGGTGAGCCTGGAGACGGTGAAGACGCACGTCGGGAACGTGCTGACCAAACTCGGCGCGCAGAACCGGACCCACGCGGTGGTGATCGCGTACGAAACCGGCCTGGTCGTGCCCGGGGTCACGGGCTGA
- a CDS encoding histidine kinase yields MQFALTVLVWSVLIGVIGLARTTRRVLIACARRMLVVPLPDPVGERRRARPPGDGAAPSTASGADRLRTPLWLLSHVVLGWAGAQLSILLFVAGLLLPGGWAGAEVGVSVNGWSLRAESGWQSWAAALCCLLLAAALCLAVTHALRWLAPRLLGPSSAERLALAAERERVLAERNRLAHELHDSIGHTLTAATIQAAVAGEVLCVDPAAARAALRTIEESTRAALEDLDYVLGMLREEKVGRAPARTLADLPELLDRLRHAGAVVEPELSGDCAQVQGTLSRAAYRILQEGLTNALRHGAGGPIRVTVATAPDSLELGVVNRTGAGSGRSPGPFPTSGHGLPGLLERVRLLHGEIEAGPDGPEHWRLAVRLPVRLPA; encoded by the coding sequence GTGCAGTTCGCTCTGACCGTGCTGGTCTGGTCCGTACTGATCGGCGTGATCGGGCTGGCTCGTACCACGCGGCGGGTGCTGATCGCTTGCGCCCGGCGGATGCTGGTGGTGCCGTTGCCGGATCCCGTGGGCGAGCGTCGGCGTGCGCGGCCGCCCGGAGACGGGGCGGCTCCTTCCACGGCATCGGGCGCCGACCGCCTGCGGACCCCGCTCTGGCTGCTGTCGCATGTGGTGCTGGGGTGGGCGGGGGCGCAGCTGAGCATCCTGCTGTTCGTCGCGGGCCTGCTCCTTCCCGGTGGTTGGGCCGGCGCCGAGGTCGGGGTGAGTGTGAACGGCTGGTCGCTGCGGGCGGAGAGCGGCTGGCAGAGCTGGGCAGCGGCGCTCTGCTGCCTGCTGCTGGCGGCGGCTCTGTGCCTGGCGGTGACGCACGCCCTGCGGTGGCTGGCGCCCAGGCTGCTGGGTCCGTCGTCGGCCGAGCGGCTCGCGCTGGCGGCCGAGCGGGAGCGGGTACTGGCCGAACGCAACCGGCTGGCCCACGAGTTGCACGACTCGATCGGGCACACCCTGACGGCCGCCACGATCCAGGCAGCGGTGGCGGGCGAGGTGCTCTGCGTCGACCCGGCGGCGGCGCGGGCCGCCCTGCGCACCATCGAGGAGTCGACCCGGGCCGCCCTTGAAGACCTGGACTATGTGCTGGGCATGCTGCGCGAGGAGAAGGTGGGGAGGGCACCGGCCCGAACCCTGGCCGACCTGCCCGAGCTGCTCGACCGGCTGCGGCACGCGGGCGCGGTGGTGGAGCCGGAGCTGTCGGGCGACTGTGCGCAGGTGCAGGGGACGCTTTCCCGGGCGGCGTACCGGATCCTGCAGGAAGGCCTGACGAACGCGCTGCGACACGGAGCGGGCGGTCCGATCCGGGTCACGGTGGCGACCGCGCCGGACTCGTTGGAGCTCGGCGTGGTCAACCGGACCGGAGCCGGGAGCGGAAGGAGCCCGGGTCCCTTCCCGACGTCCGGGCACGGCCTGCCCGGCCTCTTGGAGCGCGTGCGGCTCCTGCACGGCGAAATCGAGGCCGGTCCGGACGGACCGGAGCACTGGCGGCTCGCGGTCCGGCTGCCGGTACGCTTGCCCGCATGA
- a CDS encoding DUF4190 domain-containing protein: MNAQEIETTLNHTVSAQDQAVRTQTAPNAMAPGLTAPKNGLATAAMTLGIIGLCTSVVFVGGPLAVMGLILGIAALMAAKRTGVGRGKAVTAVVTSSLAIVVSGLVAVFMLWYANTTQECYQPDSFHQYTQCVHEHLDGN; this comes from the coding sequence ATGAACGCTCAGGAGATCGAGACGACGCTGAATCACACGGTGTCCGCGCAGGACCAGGCCGTACGGACTCAGACGGCACCGAACGCAATGGCGCCGGGCCTGACAGCACCGAAGAACGGGCTGGCCACAGCCGCCATGACACTGGGCATCATCGGCCTGTGCACCTCGGTCGTCTTCGTCGGCGGCCCGCTCGCCGTGATGGGCCTGATCCTGGGCATCGCCGCGCTGATGGCGGCCAAGCGGACAGGTGTGGGCCGGGGCAAGGCCGTCACCGCCGTGGTGACGTCGTCCCTCGCGATCGTGGTGTCCGGGCTGGTCGCCGTGTTCATGCTCTGGTATGCGAACACGACGCAGGAGTGCTACCAGCCCGACAGCTTCCACCAGTACACGCAGTGCGTCCACGAGCACCTCGACGGAAACTGA
- a CDS encoding GNAT family N-acetyltransferase: MDKIVLGDWPAVHSWACLPEVCRYQSWGPNTQVQTQDFVDSAVKAWSGTPQHRFPCIARVGRDVVGMGELHVRSHKQRQGEISYIVHPRVWGQVIGMEMGRQLLAHGFGELGSIASMPPVTRGISAPPECCPRSV, from the coding sequence TTGGACAAGATCGTTTTGGGGGACTGGCCGGCCGTTCACTCGTGGGCGTGTCTCCCGGAGGTGTGCCGCTATCAGTCCTGGGGGCCGAACACGCAGGTCCAGACGCAGGACTTCGTGGACTCCGCGGTCAAGGCCTGGTCGGGCACCCCACAGCACCGGTTCCCCTGCATCGCCCGCGTCGGGCGGGATGTGGTGGGCATGGGTGAGTTGCATGTCCGCAGCCACAAGCAGCGCCAGGGCGAGATCTCCTACATCGTGCATCCCCGGGTATGGGGACAGGTCATCGGCATGGAAATGGGTCGGCAGCTGCTCGCGCACGGGTTCGGCGAGCTGGGCTCCATCGCATCCATGCCACCTGTGACCCGAGGAATCTCGGCTCCTCCCGAGTGCTGTCCAAGATCGGTATGA
- a CDS encoding GNAT family protein, with amino-acid sequence MHATCDPRNLGSSRVLSKIGMTHEGRLRDTALLHDGWRDSVIFSSLEGEWRSTA; translated from the coding sequence ATCCATGCCACCTGTGACCCGAGGAATCTCGGCTCCTCCCGAGTGCTGTCCAAGATCGGTATGACGCACGAGGGACGTCTGCGCGACACGGCTCTGCTCCACGACGGCTGGCGAGACTCCGTGATCTTCAGCAGCCTCGAAGGGGAATGGCGCTCCACTGCGTAG
- a CDS encoding GNAT family N-acetyltransferase: MIDVVLKLSARDLVHADLASCGWAGSDHHLAGVAKQLERARTGEVDYLAVCPATDIPVAKGGVDYQVKEGAGTLWQLAVHPALQSCGIGTFLVEAAELRIRERGLRQAELAVEEGNPRARALYQRLGYVAYDRQPDSWDQQAPDGSLRRYETMCMLMRKELS, from the coding sequence ATGATCGATGTTGTACTGAAGCTGTCAGCCCGTGATCTGGTGCATGCCGATCTGGCGTCGTGCGGGTGGGCAGGTTCTGACCACCACTTGGCCGGCGTTGCCAAGCAGTTGGAACGGGCCCGGACCGGTGAGGTCGACTACCTCGCGGTCTGCCCTGCAACGGACATCCCCGTGGCGAAGGGCGGCGTCGACTACCAGGTCAAGGAGGGCGCCGGTACTTTGTGGCAACTGGCAGTCCACCCCGCCTTGCAGTCGTGCGGGATCGGCACGTTCCTTGTCGAAGCCGCAGAACTGCGGATCAGGGAGCGTGGTCTGCGGCAGGCCGAACTGGCCGTGGAAGAAGGCAACCCCCGGGCGCGTGCGCTGTACCAGCGACTGGGCTATGTCGCGTACGACCGTCAGCCGGACTCGTGGGACCAACAAGCCCCTGATGGATCGTTGCGCCGCTACGAAACGATGTGCATGCTGATGCGGAAGGAACTCTCATAG
- a CDS encoding SRPBCC family protein, whose amino-acid sequence MGVYNVHERLLAAKGSEVGALIDSLSGGVADRLWPHPNWPAVEFDRPLAVGATGGHGPVRYTVTAYVPGTWVRFAFSGPRGFHGFHEFAVLPVDEERTVLRHTLAMKTSGLARLTWPVAYRPMHDACLEDSLDCAELACTGTVARPARWTPYVRLLRALAR is encoded by the coding sequence ATGGGCGTCTACAACGTGCACGAGCGCCTGCTGGCCGCCAAGGGCAGTGAGGTGGGCGCGCTCATAGACAGTCTGTCCGGCGGCGTGGCGGACCGGCTCTGGCCGCACCCGAACTGGCCCGCGGTGGAGTTCGACCGTCCACTGGCGGTCGGCGCGACCGGCGGCCACGGCCCGGTCCGCTACACGGTCACGGCGTACGTGCCCGGGACCTGGGTCCGCTTCGCCTTCAGCGGGCCGCGCGGATTCCACGGCTTCCACGAGTTCGCGGTGCTGCCCGTCGATGAAGAACGCACCGTGCTGCGGCACACCCTCGCGATGAAGACCAGCGGCCTGGCGCGCCTGACCTGGCCCGTGGCCTATCGCCCGATGCACGACGCCTGCCTGGAGGACAGCCTGGACTGCGCCGAGCTCGCCTGCACGGGCACGGTGGCCCGCCCGGCCCGCTGGACTCCGTACGTACGCCTGCTCCGCGCGCTCGCACGCTAA